The Roseovarius indicus genome has a segment encoding these proteins:
- a CDS encoding DMT family transporter gives MAEAATTGRAISLLLYTGALLGVNFPLGKLAAEAGMPPLMWAMVVSAGAVGLMIPALVVQKRFVVPRGQMLRYTAVSGLVTFAAVNGLVFLLIPHVGAGYAGLMFALSPVATLGVTALAGLKTPPRLGVIGIGFGLAGAVVVALTRSGTGGAEGVIWPLLAFAIPVILALGNVYRTLDWPEGAHPAALAVWSHVFALLALAGFQVALTGDLPLHHLRDAPLAVMGQALAAGLTFPAFFALQKAGGPVLLSQIGYVAAAVGLATGTLLLGETYAPLTWAGAAVIAVGIGLTIRAQVAPRPDVSRAETAASRCPA, from the coding sequence ATGGCTGAGGCCGCGACTACGGGGCGGGCCATAAGTCTGTTGCTTTACACCGGCGCGTTGCTGGGGGTGAACTTCCCCCTCGGCAAGCTCGCGGCAGAGGCCGGGATGCCGCCGCTCATGTGGGCGATGGTGGTCTCGGCCGGGGCGGTGGGGCTGATGATCCCGGCGCTGGTGGTGCAGAAGCGGTTCGTGGTGCCGAGGGGGCAGATGCTGCGCTACACGGCGGTTTCGGGGCTGGTGACCTTCGCCGCCGTCAACGGGCTGGTCTTCCTGCTGATCCCCCATGTCGGCGCGGGCTATGCCGGGCTGATGTTCGCATTGTCGCCGGTGGCGACGCTGGGGGTGACGGCCTTGGCCGGTCTCAAGACGCCGCCGCGGTTGGGCGTGATCGGCATCGGGTTCGGGCTGGCCGGGGCCGTGGTTGTGGCGTTGACGCGCAGCGGGACGGGCGGCGCCGAGGGGGTCATCTGGCCGCTTCTGGCCTTTGCCATCCCGGTGATCCTGGCGCTCGGCAATGTCTATCGCACCCTCGACTGGCCCGAGGGGGCGCATCCGGCGGCGCTGGCGGTGTGGAGCCATGTCTTCGCTTTGCTGGCTTTGGCCGGGTTTCAGGTGGCGCTGACGGGGGACCTGCCGCTCCACCACCTGCGCGACGCGCCGCTGGCCGTGATGGGCCAGGCGCTGGCGGCAGGGCTGACCTTTCCGGCATTCTTCGCTCTGCAGAAGGCGGGTGGGCCGGTGCTGCTCAGTCAGATCGGCTATGTCGCGGCAGCGGTGGGGCTGGCGACTGGCACGCTGCTTCTGGGCGAAACCTATGCCCCGCTTACATGGGCGGGGGCGGCGGTCATCGCGGTGGGCATCGGGCTCACCATCCGTGCACAGGTGGCGCCCCGTCCCGACGTCAGCCGTGCTGAGACGGCCGCAAGTCGCTGCCCCGCCTGA
- a CDS encoding acyl-CoA dehydrogenase family protein — protein sequence MPHLPPRADLSTHEVTNQPPTRGDIDLWASDPALQTHAGAAGADAAHLARYGATIGTAEMQAAGRTANRQAPELVLFDAGGRRLDEVRFHPAYHQLMKAGVGAGYSAIAWEGAKGGHATHAAMVYLTSQIEPGVCCPMTMTYAAVPALRADEGLFGTWVPKLTSRVYDGSALPLGRKPGATLGMAMTEKQGGSDVRANATVATPDGEAYRLHGHKWFCSAPMSDGFLTLAQADGGLTCFLVPRWLEEGRNAIRIQRLKDKLGNRSNASSEIEYEGALAYRVGEEGAGVRTIIEMVHHTRLDTAMAPAGLMRAALDHAWYWARHRTAFQKQLSDQPLMRAVLADLALDWEGALALGMHVARSFDSTGEGHRAFARLGVALAKFLGNKLCPNVVYEAMECLGGMGYVEDTPMPLLYREAPLNSIWEGSGNVICLDILRTLRKAPEAGEVLAAELGRATGQDARFDAGLKAHMERFPKLPEEGQARWYVESLASLLTAAVLIRNAPAPVAEAYAATRLGAPRGRVAGAMEGVDTGAVLARLGE from the coding sequence ATGCCACATCTGCCCCCCCGAGCCGACCTGTCGACGCACGAGGTCACGAACCAGCCGCCCACGCGCGGCGATATCGACCTCTGGGCGAGTGATCCGGCCTTGCAGACTCATGCCGGTGCGGCAGGTGCGGATGCGGCGCACCTGGCCAGATATGGCGCGACGATCGGGACGGCGGAGATGCAGGCGGCGGGGCGTACGGCCAACCGGCAGGCGCCGGAACTGGTTCTGTTCGATGCGGGCGGGCGGCGGCTGGACGAGGTGCGGTTTCATCCCGCTTATCACCAATTGATGAAGGCAGGCGTGGGGGCAGGGTATTCCGCCATCGCCTGGGAAGGGGCGAAAGGCGGGCATGCCACCCACGCGGCGATGGTGTACCTCACCAGCCAGATCGAGCCTGGCGTGTGCTGCCCGATGACGATGACCTATGCCGCCGTGCCGGCGTTGCGGGCCGATGAGGGCCTGTTCGGCACATGGGTGCCGAAGCTGACCTCGCGGGTCTATGACGGCTCGGCCCTGCCGCTGGGGCGCAAGCCCGGGGCGACGCTGGGCATGGCCATGACCGAAAAGCAGGGTGGCTCGGACGTGCGGGCCAATGCGACGGTGGCCACGCCGGATGGCGAGGCCTATCGGCTGCACGGGCACAAGTGGTTCTGCTCGGCGCCGATGTCGGACGGGTTCCTGACGCTGGCGCAGGCCGACGGGGGGCTGACCTGTTTTCTCGTGCCTCGGTGGCTGGAGGAGGGGCGCAATGCCATCCGCATCCAGCGGCTGAAGGACAAGCTGGGCAACCGGTCGAACGCTTCGTCGGAGATCGAGTACGAGGGGGCTTTGGCCTATCGCGTCGGAGAAGAGGGCGCGGGCGTGCGCACGATCATCGAGATGGTCCACCATACAAGGCTGGATACGGCGATGGCGCCGGCGGGCTTGATGCGGGCGGCGCTGGATCATGCGTGGTATTGGGCAAGGCATCGGACGGCGTTTCAGAAACAGCTGAGCGACCAGCCTTTGATGCGGGCCGTGCTGGCCGATCTGGCGCTCGACTGGGAGGGCGCCTTGGCGCTGGGGATGCACGTGGCTCGGAGCTTTGACAGCACGGGTGAGGGGCACCGGGCGTTTGCCCGGCTGGGTGTGGCGCTGGCCAAGTTTCTTGGCAACAAGCTGTGCCCCAACGTGGTGTACGAGGCGATGGAGTGCCTTGGCGGCATGGGCTATGTCGAGGACACGCCGATGCCGCTGCTCTATCGCGAGGCGCCGCTCAATTCGATCTGGGAAGGGTCGGGCAACGTGATTTGCCTCGATATCCTGCGCACGCTGCGCAAGGCGCCGGAGGCGGGCGAGGTGCTGGCCGCGGAACTGGGCCGGGCCACGGGGCAGGATGCCCGGTTCGATGCAGGACTGAAGGCGCATATGGAGCGGTTTCCGAAGCTGCCCGAGGAGGGGCAGGCACGGTGGTACGTGGAAAGCCTTGCGTCGCTGCTGACGGCGGCGGTGCTGATCCGGAACGCGCCGGCGCCGGTGGCCGAGGCCTATGCCGCCACGCGGCTTGGGGCGCCGCGCGGCCGGGTGGCGGGGGCGATGGAAGGCGTGGATACCGGCGCGGTGCTGGCGCGGCTGGGGGAATGA
- a CDS encoding pyridoxal phosphate-dependent aminotransferase, with product MQLSRRITGLTAGGSDGWDVYYRAKDMLAAGEPVIQLTIGEHDIGTDRKIIDAMHAAALEGHVGYSMFNGNLNLREAVAARVATRTGVPTTPENVLVVPGGQAGLFAAHHAACDEGDTALYIDPYYATYPGTIRGVGARAQPVFARPDRNFQPDPAEIAAVAPGAKSLLINTPNNPSGVIYTRETMEGIAGACQDHDLWLISDEVYESMIWQGEHISPRTLPGMAERTLVVGSMSKSHAMTGSRIGWIVGPEEAIEHLGNLSTHTTYGVAGFVQEAATFALGMGEAFETEVSDPFRRRRDLVIDMLEGQTAVRAIPADGGMFVMLDVRATGLSGEEFADRLLTEHLVGVMPGESFGQAAAGHIRVALTVDDDRLAGAIGLLIELATELAA from the coding sequence ATGCAACTGTCGCGCAGGATCACCGGGCTGACGGCCGGCGGCTCGGACGGGTGGGATGTGTATTATCGCGCCAAGGACATGCTGGCCGCGGGCGAGCCCGTGATCCAGCTGACCATCGGCGAACACGACATCGGCACCGATCGCAAGATCATCGACGCCATGCATGCCGCCGCGCTTGAAGGCCATGTCGGCTATTCCATGTTCAACGGCAACCTCAACCTGCGCGAGGCCGTGGCAGCCCGCGTCGCCACGCGCACCGGCGTGCCGACGACACCCGAGAACGTGCTCGTGGTGCCCGGCGGCCAGGCCGGCCTTTTCGCCGCCCATCACGCCGCCTGCGACGAAGGCGACACCGCGCTCTACATCGACCCCTACTATGCCACCTACCCCGGCACGATCCGCGGCGTGGGCGCCAGGGCGCAACCCGTCTTCGCCCGGCCCGACCGGAACTTCCAGCCCGACCCGGCAGAGATTGCCGCCGTTGCCCCGGGCGCGAAAAGCCTGCTCATCAACACGCCCAACAACCCCAGCGGCGTGATCTATACGCGCGAGACAATGGAAGGCATCGCCGGTGCCTGCCAGGATCACGACCTCTGGCTGATCTCCGACGAGGTCTACGAGTCGATGATCTGGCAAGGCGAACACATCAGCCCGCGTACCCTGCCCGGCATGGCCGAGCGCACGCTCGTCGTCGGCTCGATGTCGAAAAGCCACGCCATGACCGGCAGCCGCATCGGCTGGATCGTCGGCCCCGAAGAGGCGATCGAGCATCTCGGCAACCTCTCGACCCACACCACCTATGGCGTGGCCGGCTTCGTTCAGGAGGCCGCGACCTTTGCCCTCGGCATGGGCGAGGCCTTCGAAACCGAGGTATCGGACCCGTTCCGTCGCCGCCGGGATCTGGTGATCGACATGCTCGAAGGCCAGACAGCGGTGCGTGCCATCCCCGCCGACGGCGGCATGTTCGTCATGCTCGACGTTCGTGCCACCGGGCTCTCCGGTGAAGAGTTCGCAGACCGGCTGCTGACCGAGCACCTCGTCGGCGTCATGCCGGGCGAAAGCTTCGGTCAGGCGGCCGCGGGGCACATCCGCGTGGCGCTCACCGTCGACGACGACCGCCTTGCCGGAGCCATCGGCCTGCTGATCGAGCTGGCCACCGAACTGGCCGCTTGA
- the soxR gene encoding redox-sensitive transcriptional activator SoxR, translating to MPANALRNRGLTIGQIASRTGLAPSAIRYYEDERLVTPDRNDSGHRRYARSDIRRLSFVMISQGLGFTIAEIREALADLPEHRTPSKADWSRISRRFGKVLDARIEQMQALRSRLDGCIGCGCLSLKTCSLYNPKDKARTRGQGPRYVMGDRSDDI from the coding sequence ATGCCTGCCAACGCCTTGCGAAATCGCGGCCTGACAATTGGCCAGATCGCCAGCCGGACGGGCCTCGCGCCCTCGGCCATTCGCTACTACGAGGACGAACGGCTCGTGACGCCCGACCGCAACGACAGCGGCCACCGCCGCTATGCCCGGTCCGACATCAGGCGGCTCTCCTTCGTCATGATCTCGCAGGGGCTCGGCTTCACCATCGCGGAAATCCGCGAGGCGCTGGCCGACCTGCCCGAGCACCGCACGCCCAGCAAGGCCGACTGGTCCCGCATCTCGCGCCGGTTCGGAAAGGTGCTCGACGCCCGGATCGAACAGATGCAGGCCCTGCGGTCGCGGCTCGACGGGTGCATCGGCTGCGGGTGCCTGTCGCTGAAGACCTGCTCGCTCTACAACCCGAAAGACAAGGCCCGCACGCGGGGCCAGGGGCCTCGCTACGTCATGGGAGATCGCTCCGACGACATCTGA
- the cysS gene encoding cysteine--tRNA ligase, whose product MTEITLYNTKTRKKERFAPLNPENVRMYVCGPTVYDRAHLGNARPVVVFDVLYRLLRHVYGPDHVTYVRNFTDVDDKINARAKENVGEGGDVNAEIARLTAQTTQWFLDDMGALGALEPSIKDDPDHQKAMPRATQYIPQMIAMIEGLIEKGHAYEAEGHVLFAVDSWKERYGNLSGRSVDDMIAGARVEVAPYKRNPMDFVLWKPSSDDLPGWESPWGRGRPGWHIECSAMSYELLGDSFDIHGGGNDLMFPHHENEIAQSCCAHPEGEFARVWMHNEMLQVEGKKMSKSLGNFFTVHDLLEKGYPGEVIRFVFLSTHYRKPMDWTHEKAMEAEAELRRWRAFAAGIEPMGSPHQDVVKALADDLNTHGAITILRELYKSGNAHDFRQSAELLGLLTPELGSWADGDIEPEVGELIDHALKMRTEAKATKDFATADALRDALAEAGVLVKDTKDGASWELGPNFDPAKLEALK is encoded by the coding sequence ATGACCGAGATCACGCTCTACAACACGAAGACGCGGAAGAAGGAGCGGTTCGCGCCGCTTAATCCGGAGAATGTGCGCATGTATGTCTGCGGGCCGACGGTCTATGACCGGGCCCATCTGGGCAACGCGCGGCCCGTCGTGGTGTTCGACGTGCTTTACCGGCTTTTGCGGCATGTCTATGGGCCGGACCACGTAACCTACGTGCGCAACTTCACCGACGTGGATGACAAGATCAACGCGCGAGCGAAGGAGAACGTGGGCGAGGGCGGCGACGTCAATGCCGAGATCGCCCGGCTGACGGCGCAGACGACGCAGTGGTTCCTTGACGACATGGGGGCGCTGGGGGCGCTGGAGCCGTCGATCAAGGATGATCCGGATCATCAGAAGGCGATGCCGCGGGCGACGCAGTATATCCCGCAGATGATCGCGATGATCGAGGGATTGATCGAGAAGGGTCATGCCTACGAGGCCGAAGGGCATGTGCTTTTCGCGGTCGATAGCTGGAAAGAGCGGTACGGCAACCTGTCGGGTCGGTCGGTCGACGACATGATCGCCGGTGCCCGGGTGGAAGTGGCGCCCTACAAGCGGAATCCGATGGATTTCGTGCTGTGGAAGCCCTCGTCGGACGACCTGCCGGGGTGGGAAAGCCCCTGGGGACGCGGTCGGCCGGGCTGGCATATCGAGTGCTCGGCCATGTCCTATGAACTGCTGGGGGACAGCTTTGATATCCACGGGGGCGGCAACGACCTGATGTTCCCGCACCACGAGAACGAGATCGCCCAGTCCTGCTGTGCCCATCCGGAGGGGGAATTCGCCCGCGTCTGGATGCATAACGAGATGCTGCAGGTGGAAGGCAAGAAGATGTCCAAGTCGTTGGGCAATTTCTTTACCGTGCATGACCTGCTGGAGAAGGGCTATCCGGGGGAGGTGATCCGGTTCGTGTTCCTGAGCACGCATTACCGGAAGCCGATGGATTGGACACACGAAAAGGCCATGGAGGCAGAGGCGGAACTTCGTCGTTGGAGAGCCTTTGCGGCTGGCATCGAGCCGATGGGATCGCCGCATCAGGACGTGGTGAAGGCGCTGGCGGATGATCTTAACACCCATGGCGCTATCACGATCCTGCGGGAGCTCTACAAGTCCGGCAATGCACATGACTTCCGTCAATCGGCTGAGTTGTTGGGGTTGCTGACGCCTGAGCTTGGCAGTTGGGCAGATGGAGACATTGAGCCGGAAGTCGGCGAGCTTATCGATCACGCTCTGAAGATGCGGACTGAAGCGAAGGCAACGAAGGATTTTGCGACCGCCGATGCTCTCCGGGATGCATTGGCGGAGGCAGGCGTTCTGGTGAAAGATACCAAGGATGGCGCCTCGTGGGAGTTGGGCCCTAACTTCGACCCTGCCAAACTGGAGGCCCTGAAATGA
- a CDS encoding VOC family protein produces the protein MQIEKFGIILNTEQYAACVSFYRDALQLEVLFEKDTEEERLTCFDLGGVYLMVEPGGRASASGKPPADCPSKLRFNVADVEAAVAELARRGVRAELRRRPWGITAEFHDPDGNRCALREVAGFGA, from the coding sequence ATGCAGATCGAGAAATTCGGCATCATACTGAACACCGAGCAGTACGCCGCGTGTGTGAGCTTCTACCGGGACGCGCTTCAGTTGGAGGTGTTGTTCGAGAAGGACACGGAGGAGGAGCGGCTGACCTGTTTCGACCTGGGCGGCGTCTATCTCATGGTGGAGCCGGGCGGGCGGGCGTCTGCTAGCGGCAAGCCTCCGGCAGACTGCCCGTCCAAGCTGCGTTTCAACGTGGCCGATGTCGAGGCGGCCGTGGCGGAGCTGGCCCGCCGGGGCGTGCGGGCCGAGCTGCGCCGGCGCCCCTGGGGCATCACGGCGGAGTTCCATGACCCCGACGGAAATCGCTGTGCGCTGCGGGAGGTGGCGGGTTTCGGGGCATGA
- a CDS encoding VOC family protein, whose product MQIEHVNITVPDPKASAAKLCELFGWHIRWQGDALNGGFTVHVGDEDSYLALYAPIPPLEPRGVTYGRVGGLNHVGVVVDDLRGTEAKVKAAGYTPHNHANYEPGERFYFDGPDGIEFEVVHYG is encoded by the coding sequence ATGCAGATCGAACATGTGAACATCACCGTCCCCGACCCCAAGGCGAGCGCCGCCAAGCTGTGTGAACTGTTCGGCTGGCACATCCGCTGGCAAGGCGATGCCCTTAACGGAGGGTTTACGGTGCATGTCGGCGACGAGGACAGCTATCTTGCGCTCTATGCCCCGATACCGCCGCTGGAACCGCGCGGTGTGACCTATGGGCGGGTCGGCGGGCTTAACCATGTGGGCGTGGTGGTCGACGACCTGCGCGGCACCGAGGCAAAGGTGAAGGCGGCCGGATATACGCCGCATAACCATGCAAATTATGAACCCGGCGAACGGTTCTATTTCGACGGGCCCGACGGGATCGAATTCGAGGTGGTGCATTATGGCTGA
- a CDS encoding trimethylamine methyltransferase family protein, with protein MKDNPPRRTGGRAARRASRAAPLDDAIRPVRPGMECDALKVLSQTDILKIHNAALQVLEEIGLADAPQSGIDHMTRAGAIHGTDGRMRFPRALVEDTVAHANRQIMLYSRDGKRDLELSGNRVHYGTAGAAVNMVDVDGRNYRDSTLQDLHDAARITDRLDNIHFLQRPMVPRDITDSREMDLNTLYACTAGTTKHVGVSFSDPSHVADAFEMLHLIAGGEAEWRARPFVSNSNCFVVPPMKFATEACQTMELCIEGGMPVLLLSAGMAGATTPSTIAGAIVQSVAECLAGLVYVNAVRPGAPAIFGTWPFGLDLRSGAMTGGSGEQALLSAGCAQMHKFYGLPGGAVGGITDAKLPDMQAGWESMCSNVMAGLSGLNMVYEAAGMHASLLGFCHESLILGDDLIGHALRCVRGIEVDDETLAVEQIREVCLQGPGHYLGMGQTLARMQRDYVYPSTGERMSPKEWVEKDKPDLNQSAIRRKEAILSEPSLARFDPLTDRAIRDRFKIHLAG; from the coding sequence ATGAAAGACAACCCTCCGCGCCGCACCGGTGGACGCGCCGCTCGCCGTGCGAGCCGTGCCGCCCCGCTTGATGACGCCATCCGCCCCGTACGCCCGGGTATGGAATGTGACGCCCTCAAGGTGCTGTCACAGACGGACATCCTGAAGATCCACAACGCCGCCTTGCAGGTGCTGGAAGAGATCGGCCTCGCCGATGCGCCGCAAAGCGGGATCGACCACATGACCCGGGCCGGCGCCATCCACGGCACCGACGGCCGCATGCGGTTCCCCCGTGCGCTGGTCGAGGATACGGTGGCGCATGCCAACCGGCAGATCATGCTCTACAGCCGCGACGGCAAGCGCGACCTCGAGCTTTCCGGCAACCGCGTGCATTACGGCACCGCCGGCGCGGCCGTCAACATGGTCGATGTCGACGGCCGCAATTACCGCGACAGCACCCTGCAGGACCTGCACGATGCCGCCCGCATCACCGACCGGCTCGACAATATCCACTTCCTGCAGCGGCCCATGGTGCCCCGCGACATCACCGACAGCCGCGAGATGGACCTCAACACGCTCTATGCCTGTACCGCGGGCACGACGAAACACGTGGGCGTCTCCTTCTCCGACCCGTCGCACGTGGCCGACGCCTTCGAGATGCTGCACCTCATCGCGGGCGGCGAGGCCGAATGGCGCGCGCGCCCCTTCGTCAGCAACTCCAACTGCTTCGTCGTCCCGCCGATGAAATTCGCGACCGAAGCCTGCCAGACGATGGAACTCTGCATCGAGGGCGGCATGCCCGTGCTGCTGCTGTCGGCCGGCATGGCGGGCGCGACCACCCCTTCGACCATCGCCGGCGCCATCGTGCAGTCGGTCGCCGAGTGCCTGGCCGGGCTGGTCTACGTCAACGCCGTGCGCCCCGGCGCCCCGGCGATCTTCGGCACCTGGCCCTTCGGCCTCGACCTGCGCAGCGGCGCCATGACGGGCGGCTCGGGCGAGCAGGCGCTCCTCTCGGCGGGTTGCGCCCAGATGCACAAGTTCTACGGCCTGCCCGGCGGCGCGGTCGGCGGCATCACCGACGCCAAGCTGCCCGACATGCAGGCCGGCTGGGAATCGATGTGCTCGAATGTCATGGCCGGGCTCTCGGGTCTCAACATGGTCTACGAGGCGGCGGGCATGCATGCCTCCCTCCTGGGTTTCTGCCACGAAAGCCTTATCCTTGGCGACGACCTGATCGGCCACGCCCTGCGCTGTGTCCGCGGGATCGAGGTGGATGACGAAACGCTTGCCGTCGAACAGATCCGCGAGGTCTGCCTTCAAGGCCCCGGCCATTACCTCGGCATGGGCCAGACACTGGCGCGCATGCAGCGCGACTATGTCTACCCCTCCACGGGCGAGCGCATGTCACCGAAGGAATGGGTCGAAAAGGACAAGCCCGACCTGAACCAGAGCGCGATCCGGCGGAAGGAGGCGATCCTGTCGGAGCCCTCGCTGGCGCGCTTCGACCCGCTGACCGACAGGGCCATCCGCGACCGGTTCAAGATCCACCTCGCCGGGTGA
- a CDS encoding c-type cytochrome, which produces MTSRLLWLLAAVLLAGGTYLLTQSGQHTPETANPSSDGVTMVDVTLPAEFTEQQSLGKQAFEGNCATCHGENAGGLVGNGPPLIHKIYEPSHHGDGAFLMAARQGVRAHHWKFGDMPPVEGLTNSDIENIVAYVRAVQRENGIN; this is translated from the coding sequence ATGACTTCCCGACTTCTCTGGCTTCTCGCGGCGGTTCTGCTCGCCGGCGGCACCTATCTACTCACGCAAAGCGGCCAGCACACCCCGGAAACCGCAAACCCGTCATCCGACGGTGTGACGATGGTCGATGTCACCCTGCCCGCCGAGTTCACAGAGCAACAATCCTTGGGGAAACAGGCCTTCGAGGGCAACTGCGCCACCTGCCACGGCGAGAACGCGGGCGGACTCGTGGGCAACGGCCCGCCGCTCATCCACAAGATCTACGAACCCAGCCACCACGGCGACGGGGCTTTCCTGATGGCCGCCCGGCAGGGCGTGCGGGCGCATCACTGGAAATTCGGTGACATGCCGCCCGTCGAGGGGCTGACCAATTCCGATATCGAGAATATCGTGGCCTACGTGCGCGCCGTGCAGCGCGAGAACGGGATCAATTAG